The following are encoded together in the Thalassomonas haliotis genome:
- a CDS encoding Lrp/AsnC family transcriptional regulator has product MKKLDDIDLRILTILYNDADINNKELAAKIGIAPSTCLERVKRLKSSGVIKNAFIDVNFKNIGGNIEAIAAIRLQPYSEEIVNQLRDDLLKLPEIVSLYHMGGSYDYFIHMSVKDSEHLRQFVFNAITSRDEVTTVETSLIFEHSRSGVLPQFDEE; this is encoded by the coding sequence ATGAAAAAACTTGATGATATCGATTTACGTATATTAACCATCTTGTATAACGATGCTGATATCAATAATAAAGAACTCGCGGCGAAAATCGGTATCGCCCCTTCCACCTGTTTAGAGCGGGTAAAACGCCTGAAAAGCAGCGGCGTGATCAAAAATGCCTTTATCGATGTTAACTTTAAAAACATCGGCGGCAATATCGAAGCTATCGCCGCCATCCGCTTGCAGCCTTATTCCGAAGAAATCGTCAACCAGTTGCGGGATGACCTGCTGAAACTGCCGGAAATCGTCAGCCTCTATCATATGGGCGGCAGCTATGATTACTTTATCCATATGTCGGTGAAAGACAGCGAACACTTACGCCAGTTTGTGTTTAACGCCATCACTTCACGGGATGAAGTGACTACGGTAGAAACCTCGCTGATTTTCGAGCACAGCCGCAGCGGTGTTTTACCCCAATTTGACGAAGAATAA
- the dnaJ gene encoding molecular chaperone DnaJ: protein MSKRDYYEVLGVGKDAGERDIKKAYKRLAMKFHPDRTKGDKSKEEQFKEVKEAYEVLNDDQKRAAYDQYGHAAFQQGGHGGGGFGGGQDFGDIFGDVFGDIFGGGRRGGGQSRARRGSDLRYNLEISLEEAVKGKTVEIKVPTFVSCEPCDGSGAKKGTKPTSCPTCHGHGQVQMRQGLFAVQQTCPTCSGKGKIISDPCKSCRGQGRVEKNKTLSVKIPPGVDTGDRIRLSGEGEAGEHGAPAGDLYVQTNVKDHPIFVREENHLYCEVPISFSTAALGGDIEVPTLEGKVKLKIPRETQTGKMFRLRGKGVKSVRSHSTGDLMCKVVVETPVNLSAEQMSLLEQLETNINKKAAHHRPKETGFFDGVKKFFDDLKS, encoded by the coding sequence ATGTCAAAACGCGATTATTATGAAGTGCTTGGGGTCGGTAAAGATGCCGGTGAGCGCGATATCAAAAAAGCCTATAAACGGCTGGCGATGAAATTTCACCCGGACCGTACCAAGGGCGACAAATCAAAAGAAGAGCAGTTCAAAGAAGTTAAAGAAGCTTATGAAGTGCTTAACGATGATCAAAAACGTGCTGCCTACGATCAGTACGGCCATGCGGCCTTCCAGCAGGGCGGTCACGGTGGTGGCGGCTTCGGCGGCGGTCAGGACTTTGGCGATATCTTCGGCGATGTTTTCGGCGATATCTTCGGTGGCGGTCGCCGTGGCGGCGGTCAGTCGCGGGCACGTCGCGGCTCTGATTTACGCTATAACCTGGAAATCAGCTTAGAAGAGGCGGTGAAAGGTAAAACCGTAGAAATTAAGGTACCGACTTTTGTCAGCTGTGAACCTTGTGACGGCTCAGGCGCGAAAAAAGGCACTAAACCGACTTCTTGTCCTACTTGTCATGGTCATGGTCAGGTACAGATGCGCCAGGGCCTGTTTGCGGTTCAGCAAACCTGTCCTACCTGTAGCGGTAAAGGTAAGATCATTTCCGACCCTTGTAAGTCTTGTCGCGGCCAGGGCCGTGTTGAGAAGAACAAGACCCTTTCTGTTAAAATTCCACCGGGTGTTGATACCGGCGACAGGATCCGTTTATCCGGCGAAGGGGAAGCGGGCGAGCACGGCGCACCGGCCGGTGATTTATATGTACAGACAAATGTTAAAGATCACCCGATTTTTGTTCGTGAAGAAAATCACCTCTATTGTGAAGTGCCGATTAGCTTTAGCACCGCAGCCTTAGGCGGCGATATTGAAGTGCCGACCCTTGAAGGTAAGGTCAAACTGAAAATTCCCAGAGAAACGCAAACCGGTAAGATGTTCCGCCTGCGCGGCAAAGGGGTTAAATCGGTACGCAGCCACTCAACCGGCGATCTGATGTGTAAAGTGGTTGTTGAAACTCCGGTGAACCTGTCTGCCGAGCAAATGTCTTTGCTTGAGCAGTTAGAAACCAATATCAACAAGAAAGCCGCCCATCACAGGCCGAAAGAAACCGGTTTCTTTGACGGTGTGAAAAAATTCTTTGATGATCTGAAAAGCTAA
- a CDS encoding helix-turn-helix transcriptional regulator: MNSMDMGKLNAFVLTGNNISDTSAHLQPGLTQATAQEALKHFIGLAGTCNMTLTTGNELPAVNDRRNYQIYFIDLQKSLWSKQIPESILQLAAQARTVFFNANEDALCDKQALLSGIEGVFYHNDRPEIILRGLTRIQQNERWFKRDTMNDALADLLKARQENPLTPDSRLAEVNFPTLTKREKTIINLVSSGAQNKEIADQLHISTNTVKTHIYSLFRKTSSRNRIELITWSQQFRSLPH, from the coding sequence ATGAACTCAATGGACATGGGAAAACTGAATGCTTTTGTTCTTACCGGGAACAACATCAGTGATACATCTGCTCACTTACAGCCAGGCTTAACTCAAGCTACAGCTCAGGAGGCTTTGAAGCACTTTATCGGACTCGCCGGCACCTGCAATATGACCTTGACCACAGGCAATGAGTTGCCCGCAGTTAACGACAGGCGAAATTACCAGATCTACTTTATTGATTTGCAAAAGAGTTTGTGGTCAAAACAAATACCCGAGAGCATTTTACAACTCGCCGCCCAGGCCAGAACCGTGTTCTTTAATGCCAATGAAGATGCCCTTTGCGACAAACAGGCATTACTGTCGGGCATTGAAGGTGTCTTTTACCATAATGACCGGCCGGAAATTATCTTACGGGGTTTGACCCGGATACAGCAAAACGAACGCTGGTTTAAACGCGATACCATGAATGATGCCCTGGCGGATTTATTAAAAGCCCGGCAGGAGAACCCGTTAACGCCGGACAGCCGCCTGGCGGAAGTGAACTTCCCGACCTTAACCAAGCGGGAAAAAACCATTATCAACCTGGTATCAAGCGGCGCGCAAAACAAAGAAATTGCCGACCAGCTGCATATCAGCACCAATACCGTAAAAACCCATATTTACAGCCTGTTTCGCAAAACCAGCTCCCGTAACAGGATTGAACTTATTACCTGGTCCCAGCAATTCAGATCTCTGCCCCATTAA
- a CDS encoding curli assembly protein CsgF — translation MRSKEVILIKAVKSRLSIMLVNLLLALPVLATEMVYQPINPSFGGNPMNGSYLLNKAQAQNKHKASVDDKSYADKFQESLERSYINQMVRKITDEAFGETNGAFDEDAIFTSGDYEILVMGSNTDTIIVQISNSATGEVTMIEVPRYPDTGNTDDGVGLP, via the coding sequence ATGCGAAGTAAGGAAGTCATTTTAATAAAAGCGGTGAAAAGCCGGTTATCGATAATGTTGGTTAATCTCTTGCTGGCGCTACCTGTGCTGGCGACCGAAATGGTTTATCAGCCGATCAACCCAAGTTTTGGCGGTAACCCCATGAACGGCAGCTACCTGCTGAATAAGGCCCAGGCGCAAAATAAACATAAAGCCTCGGTAGATGACAAGTCTTACGCCGATAAATTTCAGGAATCCCTGGAGCGCTCCTATATCAATCAAATGGTCAGGAAAATTACCGATGAAGCTTTTGGTGAAACCAATGGTGCTTTTGACGAAGATGCCATTTTTACCAGCGGCGATTATGAGATTTTAGTCATGGGCAGCAATACCGATACCATTATTGTACAAATTTCCAATAGCGCCACCGGCGAAGTGACCATGATTGAAGTGCCTCGCTATCCCGATACCGGTAATACTGATGATGGAGTGGGCCTGCCATGA
- a CDS encoding S8 family serine peptidase produces the protein MKFKLSALTLAVLPVLVNASENIVASDKGAYQADSVIVVYKENTTKADRQKARGLVAAKISDLNSDELDDRYRHIADGRMANYKLDKMTVKDALAALRSDPAVLYAEPDYIVSATAIPNDPRFDELWGMHNTGQSGGVDDADIDAPEAWDISTGSHDVIVGVIDTGVDHSHPDLTANMWTNPGEIAGDGIDNDGNGYIDDIHGINAITNSGDPMDDNGHGTHVAGTIGATGNDGVGVVGVNHNVSIVGCKFLNSAGSGSTSDALKCIDYMVALKNDHNIDISTLNNSWGGGGFSQALYDSITASSDANMLFVAAAGNGGYDNDASPSYPASYDHDSVFAVAGSNRSGGMYSSSQYGLTSVDIAAPARDVLSSVPGGGYSSFTGTSMATPHVAGAAALVLSVNPELSAVELKELLMNSGDPHPATEGKTVSGKHLNVYNALLEADPAPGFRMSASPVNTVITAGETATYNFDVISVADWDGTIDLTMTDSLGTASLSASSVTPGGSFSLTVPTAADTAWGDYEFTVTGTSGELTKTQTLGLYVNPQGLTDFTFDKDVNADIPDNDAGGLSSVITITDDITIFGSSTYVNITHTWIGDLIVNLTSPAGTTATLHSQSGGSADNIDQSFASPAFNGETAAGDWTLTVSDNAAIDTGTLNNWAMTLTGLGEVGPAAPVADFSAEIANLMVTFTDASTDRNNDIASWNWDFGDGNSSSEQSPVHTFGASGTYDVTLTVTDEGGRTGTKSMTVVVSDVSIEAKLKRAYKSSLNNLRVDITWEGSAAETVDVYRNGVKLDTVDNNGIYRDRERRVDGNTFVYQICENADICSNEVVVEFE, from the coding sequence ATGAAGTTTAAATTATCAGCGTTAACCCTTGCCGTATTACCTGTATTGGTAAACGCATCTGAAAATATCGTGGCCAGCGACAAAGGCGCATACCAGGCCGATTCCGTGATTGTGGTTTATAAAGAGAACACCACTAAAGCCGATCGCCAAAAAGCCCGTGGCCTGGTCGCCGCGAAAATCTCCGACCTTAACAGCGACGAGCTTGACGACAGGTATCGCCATATCGCCGATGGCCGCATGGCGAACTACAAATTAGACAAGATGACGGTAAAAGACGCCCTGGCAGCCCTGCGCAGCGACCCGGCGGTATTGTATGCCGAGCCTGACTATATCGTCAGCGCCACCGCCATTCCGAACGACCCCCGCTTCGATGAATTGTGGGGCATGCACAACACAGGTCAATCCGGCGGCGTTGACGATGCCGATATTGACGCACCGGAAGCCTGGGATATCTCTACCGGCAGCCATGACGTGATCGTCGGTGTTATTGATACCGGTGTAGATCACAGCCACCCCGATTTGACTGCCAATATGTGGACCAACCCGGGGGAAATTGCCGGCGACGGTATTGATAACGACGGCAACGGTTATATTGATGATATCCACGGCATCAACGCCATCACCAACAGCGGCGACCCTATGGATGACAACGGGCACGGTACCCATGTAGCAGGTACTATCGGCGCGACCGGTAATGACGGTGTCGGCGTGGTGGGTGTTAACCACAATGTCTCTATTGTCGGTTGTAAATTCCTTAACTCAGCCGGCTCGGGCTCAACCTCTGATGCGCTTAAATGTATCGATTACATGGTGGCCTTGAAAAATGACCACAATATCGACATCAGCACCTTAAACAACAGCTGGGGCGGCGGCGGCTTCAGCCAGGCGCTTTATGACTCCATCACAGCATCGAGCGATGCCAACATGTTGTTTGTTGCCGCAGCCGGTAACGGCGGTTATGACAATGACGCCAGCCCAAGCTACCCGGCCAGCTATGATCACGACAGCGTATTTGCAGTCGCCGGTAGTAACCGTAGCGGCGGCATGTACAGCTCTTCCCAGTACGGCTTAACCTCAGTGGATATTGCCGCACCGGCCAGGGACGTACTTTCCAGCGTACCGGGTGGCGGATATTCCTCTTTCACCGGTACCTCTATGGCAACACCACATGTAGCAGGTGCTGCGGCCTTAGTCTTGTCGGTTAACCCTGAGCTGAGCGCGGTTGAATTAAAAGAACTGCTGATGAACTCCGGCGACCCGCACCCGGCCACGGAAGGTAAAACCGTTTCAGGCAAGCACTTAAACGTCTATAACGCCTTGTTAGAAGCCGATCCGGCGCCAGGTTTTAGAATGTCGGCCTCACCGGTTAATACTGTGATCACCGCAGGTGAAACCGCGACCTATAACTTTGACGTTATCTCGGTAGCCGACTGGGACGGTACAATCGACTTAACCATGACCGACTCCCTGGGCACTGCCAGCTTGTCAGCAAGCTCAGTAACACCCGGCGGCAGCTTCTCATTAACCGTACCTACCGCGGCCGATACCGCCTGGGGTGATTATGAGTTCACCGTCACCGGCACCAGCGGCGAGCTGACTAAAACCCAAACCTTAGGTTTATACGTTAACCCTCAAGGGCTGACAGACTTCACCTTTGATAAAGACGTTAATGCCGATATTCCGGATAACGATGCCGGTGGTTTATCTTCAGTGATCACTATTACCGACGATATCACCATCTTCGGCAGCAGCACTTATGTCAACATCACCCATACCTGGATTGGCGACTTAATTGTTAACCTGACTTCGCCTGCCGGTACTACCGCCACCTTGCACAGCCAGTCGGGCGGCAGCGCCGATAACATCGACCAAAGCTTTGCTTCGCCCGCCTTTAACGGTGAAACCGCAGCCGGTGACTGGACCTTAACCGTCTCTGATAACGCCGCCATCGATACCGGTACGTTAAACAACTGGGCCATGACCTTAACCGGTTTGGGTGAAGTTGGACCTGCAGCGCCGGTAGCCGATTTCTCCGCTGAAATCGCCAACCTGATGGTGACCTTTACCGATGCCAGTACCGATAGAAACAATGATATCGCCAGCTGGAACTGGGACTTTGGTGACGGCAACAGCTCAAGCGAACAAAGCCCGGTTCACACCTTCGGCGCATCAGGTACTTATGATGTGACCTTAACGGTAACCGATGAAGGCGGCCGCACAGGTACTAAGTCAATGACAGTGGTGGTATCGGATGTCAGCATCGAAGCGAAATTAAAACGCGCTTACAAGTCCAGCCTGAACAACTTACGTGTTGATATCACCTGGGAAGGCAGTGCTGCTGAAACCGTTGATGTTTACCGTAACGGCGTGAAACTGGACACAGTAGACAATAACGGTATCTACCGCGACCGCGAACGTCGTGTAGACGGTAATACTTTTGTTTACCAAATCTGTGAAAATGCCGACATCTGTTCAAACGAAGTCGTGGTTGAATTTGAATAA
- a CDS encoding curlin subunit CsgB: MSLSLSTSVDITSAEQHQQLVISQYGILNKATIKQTANAANRISVSQHGNNNVLDIDQYGYGNIIALEQQGNDNRADVIQQGDANIVNVSQFGEQSITIHQMGNEMVVNISQY; encoded by the coding sequence TTGTCTTTAAGTTTGTCAACGTCAGTAGATATAACTTCGGCTGAACAGCACCAGCAACTTGTTATCAGCCAGTACGGAATTCTCAATAAAGCAACAATCAAGCAAACGGCAAATGCGGCTAACCGTATCAGTGTTAGCCAGCATGGCAACAACAATGTTTTGGATATCGATCAATATGGCTATGGCAATATCATTGCCCTTGAACAACAGGGGAATGATAACCGGGCCGATGTTATCCAGCAAGGTGATGCCAATATTGTCAACGTCAGCCAGTTTGGTGAACAAAGCATAACGATTCACCAGATGGGCAATGAAATGGTCGTCAATATTAGCCAGTACTAG
- a CDS encoding phosphotransferase family protein, which produces MDLIFKALPANPDYEQSCSILDDNPDEFWQPLLGFIQEKHALPQGSWQRILAGGNALFALNDEVIVKIVPPNWAYQGQAEVDASALLAKQLSIAVPQVLASGTVNNWLYVVMTKLPGISLADVWEKLEQSDKLLLVKQLGQFIRELHHLPLPADNTMKVNWADYIDKLKQDCLPRHQRKGVNEKLVAQIEPYLAQQVLAFDDGADMFIHMDLHPWNLMVERKDGQYRLSAVLDFGDAIVGRSRLLELLTPMLFMCQGNAALVQALLESYSLLDCADKERLRQQLMAIALLRPACDFNFVLSQVPQTGERDNWQQISEQLFPL; this is translated from the coding sequence ATGGATTTAATTTTTAAAGCCTTACCGGCTAACCCGGATTATGAACAAAGTTGCAGTATCCTGGATGATAACCCGGATGAGTTCTGGCAGCCGCTACTGGGCTTTATCCAGGAAAAACATGCTTTGCCGCAGGGAAGCTGGCAACGGATCCTTGCCGGTGGTAATGCCTTATTTGCTTTAAACGATGAGGTGATTGTTAAAATTGTTCCGCCGAACTGGGCCTATCAGGGGCAGGCGGAAGTTGATGCCTCGGCGCTGTTGGCAAAGCAATTATCAATTGCTGTTCCCCAGGTGCTTGCCTCGGGCACAGTGAATAACTGGCTTTATGTGGTGATGACGAAATTACCGGGCATATCGCTGGCAGATGTTTGGGAAAAGCTGGAGCAGAGCGATAAATTGCTGCTGGTTAAGCAACTGGGGCAATTTATCCGGGAATTACATCACCTGCCTTTACCCGCTGACAATACAATGAAAGTGAACTGGGCAGATTATATCGACAAGCTTAAGCAGGATTGCCTGCCCAGGCACCAGCGTAAAGGCGTAAATGAAAAGCTGGTTGCGCAGATTGAACCTTACCTGGCGCAGCAGGTGCTGGCTTTTGATGATGGCGCCGATATGTTTATTCATATGGACCTGCACCCGTGGAATTTAATGGTGGAGCGCAAAGACGGGCAATATCGTTTAAGCGCTGTATTGGATTTTGGTGATGCCATTGTCGGCAGGAGCCGGTTATTAGAGCTGCTGACGCCGATGCTGTTTATGTGCCAGGGGAATGCAGCTTTAGTACAGGCCTTGCTGGAAAGTTATTCGCTGCTTGATTGTGCCGATAAAGAAAGGTTACGGCAACAGCTGATGGCGATAGCCCTGCTCAGGCCGGCATGTGATTTTAACTTTGTGTTATCCCAGGTGCCGCAAACCGGGGAGCGGGACAACTGGCAGCAGATTTCCGAGCAGTTATTCCCCCTTTAG
- a CDS encoding CsgG/HfaB family protein — protein sequence MRGLVNTLLSVCLIVLLSACSSVGNLYPPDETQAVKVVPTQTFEELRALPQPRGSIPVSVYAFRDQTGQYKQQANVSSFSTAVTQGSTSILMQALSDSQWFLPVEREGLQNILTERKITRAAYQNEQKETGQAKAKELPPLTTAKILLEGGIISYDTNIRTGGFGAEYFGISASELYREDQISVTMRAVDVRTGQVLVSVSTTKNVLSKEVRAGFFRYISFKRLAEAEAGYTTNEPMFICVKKTIEKAITELVLKGIEKRVWKAQESV from the coding sequence ATGAGGGGGCTGGTTAATACCTTACTATCGGTATGTTTGATAGTCTTGCTGTCGGCCTGTAGCAGTGTCGGTAATCTGTATCCGCCGGATGAAACCCAAGCGGTGAAAGTGGTGCCGACGCAAACCTTTGAAGAGCTCCGGGCATTGCCTCAACCCAGGGGCAGTATCCCGGTATCGGTTTATGCCTTTCGCGACCAAACCGGACAATATAAACAGCAGGCCAATGTCAGCTCCTTTTCCACCGCAGTGACCCAGGGCAGTACCTCTATCTTGATGCAGGCATTAAGCGACTCCCAGTGGTTTTTACCGGTAGAGCGGGAAGGGCTGCAAAATATTTTGACCGAGCGAAAAATTACCCGGGCGGCTTATCAAAACGAGCAAAAAGAAACCGGCCAGGCAAAAGCGAAAGAATTACCGCCGCTGACCACGGCGAAAATTCTGCTTGAAGGGGGCATCATCAGTTACGATACTAACATCCGTACCGGCGGCTTCGGCGCTGAATATTTTGGTATCAGCGCTTCTGAGTTATACCGGGAAGATCAAATTTCCGTGACCATGCGGGCCGTTGATGTGCGCACCGGGCAGGTATTAGTGTCAGTGTCCACCACGAAAAATGTTTTAAGCAAAGAAGTGCGCGCCGGTTTTTTCCGCTATATCAGTTTTAAACGCCTGGCAGAAGCCGAGGCCGGCTATACCACCAATGAACCTATGTTTATTTGCGTGAAAAAAACCATTGAAAAGGCGATCACCGAACTGGTGCTTAAAGGCATAGAAAAGCGGGTATGGAAAGCCCAGGAGAGTGTTTAA
- a CDS encoding CsgE family curli-type amyloid fiber assembly protein: protein MKLKPSLLFFLIMTPLMSVAEDVEIDGLFLDNSKSRQGHEFAYQFSRLWQEMPNTQGINVQITEQIVPRAGTKLTLLMNHKIIYVTHLGRRRSPIKEKVEQAIFILIDAMAKAQLNLKNPDMAESGW from the coding sequence ATGAAGTTAAAACCCTCGCTACTGTTTTTCCTGATAATGACGCCGCTGATGTCGGTAGCAGAGGATGTGGAAATAGACGGTTTATTTCTTGATAACAGCAAAAGCCGGCAAGGACATGAATTTGCTTATCAATTTAGCCGGTTGTGGCAGGAAATGCCCAATACTCAGGGCATTAATGTCCAGATCACCGAACAAATTGTACCGCGCGCCGGGACAAAATTAACCCTGCTGATGAACCATAAGATCATTTATGTCACCCATCTTGGCCGCCGACGCTCGCCGATAAAAGAAAAAGTAGAACAGGCGATTTTCATTTTGATTGATGCCATGGCCAAGGCGCAGCTGAACCTGAAAAATCCGGATATGGCAGAAAGCGGCTGGTAG
- the nhaA gene encoding Na+/H+ antiporter NhaA: MAISTIQSFLKKEEASGIILMFAAVFAMILANSPLASWYDLLLDVPVVVAVGSFEIAKPLLLWINDGLMALFFFLVGLELKREFLEGDLSQPGQVALPAIGAVGGMLVPALFYVGLNYDNADALSGWAIPTATDIAFALGILAMVGSKVPLQLKVFLTSLAIFDDLGAIIIIALFYTDQLSMLSLIVAAVVISILFGLNKRGVTSTASYIFFGIVLWIAVLKSGVHATLAGVVLAFFIPIKGKDDEPSPLKSLEHNLHSMVAFIILPIFAFANAGIDFAGVGLQEVAAPVPLGIILGLVVGKQLGVFGLCFVAIKLGFARLPANVNWQLLYGASLLCGVGFTMSLFIGSLAFEQGTGNLLFQDRLGIVIGSLISGILGYVIIKHAVAKLAHEPKES, encoded by the coding sequence ATGGCCATTTCAACGATTCAGTCTTTCTTAAAAAAAGAGGAGGCCAGCGGCATTATTCTAATGTTTGCTGCCGTGTTTGCCATGATACTGGCAAACTCTCCCCTGGCAAGTTGGTATGATTTGTTACTTGATGTTCCCGTGGTGGTGGCCGTAGGTAGTTTTGAAATAGCCAAACCTTTGCTGTTATGGATTAACGATGGATTGATGGCGCTATTCTTTTTCCTGGTAGGCTTAGAGCTTAAGCGGGAATTCCTTGAAGGTGATCTCTCCCAGCCGGGGCAGGTAGCTCTACCGGCGATAGGCGCGGTTGGCGGTATGCTGGTGCCGGCCTTGTTTTATGTCGGATTAAATTATGATAATGCCGATGCCTTAAGCGGCTGGGCTATTCCAACGGCTACCGATATTGCTTTTGCCCTGGGGATCCTGGCCATGGTCGGCTCTAAGGTGCCGCTGCAGCTTAAGGTATTTTTGACCTCGCTGGCTATTTTTGATGATTTGGGCGCCATTATTATTATCGCGCTTTTTTATACCGACCAGTTGTCTATGTTGTCGCTGATTGTGGCAGCTGTGGTGATCTCTATTTTGTTTGGTCTGAATAAGCGGGGTGTTACCAGTACTGCCAGCTATATTTTCTTCGGTATTGTTTTATGGATCGCGGTATTAAAGTCCGGGGTACATGCTACTTTGGCCGGGGTAGTGCTGGCGTTCTTTATTCCTATCAAAGGTAAAGACGATGAGCCGTCGCCGCTGAAGTCGTTAGAGCATAACCTGCATTCCATGGTGGCTTTTATTATTTTACCTATTTTCGCTTTTGCCAATGCCGGTATCGACTTTGCCGGTGTCGGTTTGCAGGAAGTGGCGGCGCCTGTGCCTTTAGGGATTATTCTAGGCTTGGTGGTCGGTAAACAGCTGGGTGTGTTTGGCCTCTGTTTTGTGGCCATTAAACTGGGTTTTGCCAGGTTACCCGCCAATGTTAACTGGCAATTATTATACGGCGCATCGCTTTTATGTGGTGTCGGCTTTACCATGAGTTTATTTATCGGCTCTTTAGCCTTTGAGCAGGGTACCGGTAACTTGTTGTTCCAGGACAGGTTGGGCATAGTGATAGGTTCACTGATTTCCGGTATTTTGGGTTATGTCATTATTAAGCATGCGGTTGCTAAGTTGGCACATGAGCCAAAAGAGTCGTAG
- a CDS encoding curlin, with the protein MKLNKSLITCAVMMALGAGQSAFAQDTKHTSNEIQSDLMINATGNVVELSQDSGRGAVFGNEVVISQEGDMNGADISVEGDANFTDMKQLGEDNLVISSATGDGNEQFITQDGEQNKTENTVRGDDNFLEVTQEGADYLGIGNQVINEVDGISNTVMVEQGDGGHWSFNRNLKGTDNEINISQQGQWGEVHLNNVVGDGNEIEIEQDGYWNVADIEALEGNDNELSIEQIGDRNKTNIAEITGSDNELSIEQQGDNNEVTIAEVIYDENTISIDQEGNENTVESNIFLGFENDVSYTQMGDENAATFDILGDENEFTVMQSGNENTTYIGGIGSGNEYTVMQSGDLNEAHMVNFNGNDNDINFTQSGDENVLILQASATGDNSLITDRNDIDITQRGNANDAVINISTVLDSNDNTMNVAQNGDLNMLDILVEGSNHTIDIAQEGNENRISGDYSGAMLIGGDSVQFNLVQQGNGNIVDGSYISDGGSISIAQVGDYNTATINQQ; encoded by the coding sequence GTGAAACTCAACAAATCATTAATTACCTGTGCCGTGATGATGGCACTGGGAGCAGGCCAGTCGGCTTTTGCACAAGATACAAAACACACTTCAAATGAAATCCAAAGTGATCTGATGATCAATGCCACGGGGAATGTGGTTGAATTATCGCAAGACTCAGGTCGTGGCGCGGTATTTGGCAATGAAGTGGTTATTTCCCAGGAAGGCGATATGAACGGCGCCGACATCAGTGTTGAAGGCGATGCTAATTTTACCGACATGAAACAGCTTGGTGAGGATAACCTGGTGATCTCCTCCGCGACAGGTGATGGCAATGAACAATTCATTACTCAGGATGGCGAGCAAAATAAAACTGAAAATACCGTGCGCGGTGATGATAACTTCCTTGAAGTAACCCAGGAAGGAGCGGATTACCTGGGGATAGGAAATCAGGTGATCAATGAGGTAGATGGTATCTCTAATACCGTGATGGTGGAGCAGGGAGACGGCGGTCACTGGTCATTTAACCGTAACTTGAAGGGAACGGATAACGAGATCAATATTTCCCAGCAAGGCCAGTGGGGTGAAGTGCACCTGAACAATGTTGTCGGCGACGGTAATGAAATAGAGATAGAGCAGGACGGTTACTGGAATGTCGCCGATATCGAAGCACTTGAGGGCAATGACAATGAGTTGTCCATTGAGCAAATAGGCGACCGTAATAAAACCAACATTGCTGAAATTACCGGTAGTGACAATGAGCTGTCAATTGAACAGCAGGGGGATAATAACGAAGTTACTATTGCCGAAGTGATTTATGATGAAAATACGATCTCCATCGACCAGGAAGGTAATGAGAATACCGTTGAGTCTAATATTTTCCTCGGCTTTGAAAATGATGTCAGTTATACCCAGATGGGAGATGAGAACGCCGCGACTTTTGATATCCTGGGTGATGAAAATGAATTTACTGTGATGCAGTCGGGCAATGAAAATACCACTTATATCGGCGGTATCGGCAGCGGCAATGAATATACCGTGATGCAAAGCGGTGATTTAAATGAAGCCCATATGGTGAACTTTAACGGTAATGACAACGACATTAACTTTACCCAGTCGGGTGATGAGAATGTCTTGATTTTACAAGCCTCGGCGACCGGCGATAACTCTTTGATCACTGACCGCAATGATATTGATATTACCCAAAGGGGTAATGCCAACGATGCCGTGATTAATATCAGTACGGTATTAGACAGCAATGACAATACCATGAATGTTGCGCAAAACGGTGACTTGAACATGCTCGATATCCTGGTAGAAGGCAGCAACCACACCATAGATATTGCCCAGGAAGGTAACGAAAACCGGATTTCCGGCGATTATAGCGGTGCTATGCTTATCGGCGGTGACAGCGTGCAGTTCAACCTTGTGCAACAAGGTAACGGTAATATCGTAGACGGCTCTTATATCAGCGACGGCGGCAGCATCTCTATTGCCCAGGTCGGTGATTATAATACCGCGACTATTAACCAGCAGTAA